A single Bacillus sp. OxB-1 DNA region contains:
- a CDS encoding Na+/H+ antiporter subunit A has translation MAIFAPFLAAVLVPFIYKQIHNRNIGWFVLIVPLLLFLLLSSFIPKVASGKAYIHTIHWIDSAGINFTTYLDGLSIIFGLLITGVGALVILYSIYYLSERESLGRFYVYLLMFMGAMLGVVFSDNLMVLYVFWELTSISSFLLIAFWYHRKKSRYGAQKSMLITVTGGVGMFAGFIMLFVMTGSFSVREIIASIGQYTDDRLFLPAMVLVLLGAFTKSAQFPFHIWLPDAMEAPTPVSAYLHSATMVKAGIYLVARFTPIFGGEAAWLYAVSCVGIFTLFWGSLNAVKQTDLKALLAYSTISQLGLIMSLLGFGSIALREGYSADSIIYTQATFAALFHLINHSTFKGALFMVVGIVDHELGTRDIRRLGGLMSVMPATFTIAMIGSFSMAGLPPFNGFLSKEMFFEAVLQVRNLDIFSMGMLFPVIAWIASVFTFVYSMIIVFQTFLGKHQPDKLDRPAHEAPIGMLIAPSILAMLVLGIFFFPNLIGSYLLRPAMMAVFPAFADASGLVPEIAAWHGLNPAFWMTVGVVTVGFLLYFFLHYWKGIYNIAPRRWSLDSIYNGLLNRSEQGALILTGRYMTGYLRDYFAYIFIFFIIAIGGGLFWTGSVTIDLSNDASITVNEYIIVCVMMVAAVAILFAKSRKTAIILNGVLGYSIAILFVVFRAPDLALTQIVVETVTTALFLLCFYFLPDWKKENSARATKVVNGLIAISVGTVVTVLALVVQGNKMFESISVYFEDAYDLAGGKNIVNTILGDFRAFDTMLEVVVLFLAGIGVFTLIKLKAGKGGRDVEDQ, from the coding sequence ATGGCTATCTTTGCTCCTTTTTTAGCTGCAGTTTTGGTCCCTTTCATATATAAACAGATCCACAATCGGAATATCGGCTGGTTTGTTCTGATTGTCCCGCTTCTGTTATTCCTTTTGTTGTCCAGTTTCATACCTAAGGTTGCTTCTGGAAAAGCATATATACATACGATTCACTGGATAGATTCGGCCGGGATAAATTTTACAACCTATTTGGATGGTCTCAGTATCATTTTCGGCCTACTGATTACTGGGGTGGGAGCGCTTGTTATCCTTTACTCCATATATTATTTATCGGAACGTGAATCATTAGGGCGTTTTTACGTTTATTTACTCATGTTCATGGGTGCGATGCTTGGCGTTGTCTTTTCGGACAACCTAATGGTTCTCTATGTCTTCTGGGAATTGACGAGTATTTCCTCTTTCCTGTTGATCGCTTTCTGGTACCATCGAAAAAAATCCCGCTACGGTGCACAAAAATCGATGCTCATCACGGTAACTGGCGGGGTTGGGATGTTCGCCGGCTTTATCATGCTCTTTGTGATGACCGGTTCCTTCAGTGTTCGTGAGATTATTGCATCGATCGGTCAATATACCGATGATCGTTTGTTCTTGCCAGCAATGGTCCTCGTTTTACTCGGCGCTTTTACCAAGTCGGCTCAATTTCCTTTCCATATTTGGCTTCCAGACGCCATGGAAGCTCCCACACCGGTCAGCGCCTATTTGCACTCTGCGACCATGGTCAAGGCAGGCATTTATTTAGTGGCTCGCTTTACGCCTATATTCGGCGGGGAAGCGGCATGGCTTTATGCTGTTAGCTGTGTCGGGATCTTCACGTTGTTTTGGGGATCGCTTAACGCGGTGAAGCAGACCGATTTGAAAGCATTGCTTGCGTATTCCACCATCAGTCAACTTGGTCTGATCATGAGTCTTCTGGGCTTCGGCTCTATAGCGCTTCGGGAAGGCTACAGTGCGGATTCCATTATTTATACGCAGGCAACTTTTGCGGCTCTTTTCCATCTCATCAATCATTCGACGTTTAAAGGGGCCCTCTTCATGGTTGTCGGGATTGTGGACCATGAGCTCGGCACGCGAGATATCCGGAGGCTTGGCGGACTCATGTCAGTTATGCCTGCGACGTTTACCATTGCCATGATCGGCAGCTTCTCAATGGCTGGGCTACCTCCGTTCAATGGTTTCCTGAGTAAGGAAATGTTTTTTGAAGCTGTTTTACAAGTGCGAAATCTTGATATATTTTCAATGGGGATGTTATTTCCTGTCATTGCTTGGATTGCGAGTGTATTTACGTTTGTCTACTCCATGATCATCGTCTTTCAAACCTTTCTCGGGAAGCACCAGCCGGACAAGCTGGACCGGCCAGCGCATGAAGCGCCGATTGGCATGTTAATAGCACCTTCTATCCTTGCGATGCTCGTCCTCGGTATTTTCTTTTTCCCAAATCTGATCGGTTCTTATTTGTTACGTCCTGCGATGATGGCGGTTTTCCCGGCATTTGCGGACGCCTCGGGATTGGTACCGGAAATCGCAGCGTGGCACGGTTTGAATCCTGCGTTTTGGATGACGGTCGGTGTCGTCACTGTCGGCTTTCTCCTTTATTTCTTTCTCCATTATTGGAAGGGCATATACAATATTGCGCCGAGGCGATGGAGCCTTGATTCAATATACAATGGCCTGTTGAACCGAAGTGAACAGGGAGCGTTGATCCTGACCGGAAGGTATATGACTGGTTACCTCCGGGACTACTTCGCCTATATTTTCATTTTCTTCATCATTGCAATCGGCGGAGGCTTGTTTTGGACAGGGTCGGTGACGATCGATCTATCGAATGATGCTTCCATTACTGTCAATGAATACATTATCGTCTGTGTCATGATGGTTGCGGCAGTCGCAATACTTTTTGCAAAATCCCGCAAGACCGCGATTATTTTGAATGGAGTGCTTGGCTATTCTATCGCCATCTTGTTTGTTGTATTCCGTGCACCGGATCTGGCTTTGACTCAAATCGTCGTAGAGACGGTAACGACTGCATTGTTCCTCCTTTGCTTTTATTTCCTGCCAGATTGGAAGAAGGAGAACTCTGCCCGGGCCACTAAAGTGGTCAATGGCTTGATCGCCATTTCAGTGGGGACTGTCGTCACAGTTCTAGCGCTTGTCGTACAGGGCAATAAAATGTTCGAGTCGATATCGGTTTACTTTGAAGATGCGTATGATCTTGCAGGGGGTAAGAATATTGTCAATACGATATTGGGAGACTTCCGTGCGTTCGATACGATGCTTGAAGTCGTAGTACTATTCCTTGCAGGGATCGGTGTTTTTACATTAATCAAGCTGAAAGCCGGTAAAGGGGGGCGTGATGTTGAAGATCAATGA
- a CDS encoding DsbA family oxidoreductase — MKIEIWSDYVCPFCYIGKRRLEEALQETGLGLQAEVVFKAYQLDPDAPESTDESVVAGLAQKYGISQQEAQQMLQNVAEQAKTVGLQYDVDAMRPANTWNAHRLAKLAEREGVAAEVAERLMKGHFVLGEAIGTEDALLNIAEEAGIERTRAAEMLASDEFSDEVQADIMEARQLGVQGVPFFVINRKYAISGAQPTEAFAGALQKVAEEESSSGQ, encoded by the coding sequence ATGAAAATAGAAATCTGGTCAGACTATGTATGTCCTTTTTGCTATATCGGCAAACGACGGCTGGAAGAGGCGTTGCAGGAAACAGGATTGGGGCTTCAAGCTGAAGTGGTTTTCAAAGCTTATCAGTTGGATCCCGACGCACCGGAGTCTACCGATGAATCGGTAGTGGCGGGACTTGCGCAAAAATACGGCATTAGCCAACAAGAAGCACAGCAGATGTTGCAGAATGTAGCCGAACAGGCAAAGACGGTCGGCTTGCAATATGATGTGGATGCGATGCGACCGGCCAATACGTGGAATGCCCATCGACTGGCCAAGCTTGCTGAGCGGGAAGGGGTGGCAGCGGAGGTGGCCGAACGCCTGATGAAAGGCCATTTCGTATTAGGCGAGGCGATCGGTACGGAAGATGCCCTCCTAAACATCGCTGAAGAAGCGGGAATCGAAAGGACCCGGGCTGCAGAAATGCTTGCATCGGATGAATTTTCGGATGAGGTGCAAGCGGATATCATGGAAGCCCGGCAGTTGGGAGTCCAAGGGGTCCCTTTCTTCGTCATCAATCGGAAATACGCCATTTCGGGGGCACAGCCGACGGAAGCGTTTGCCGGCGCTTTGCAGAAAGTGGCGGAGGAAGAATCCTCTTCAGGTCAATAA
- a CDS encoding Rrf2 family transcriptional regulator — protein sequence MRLTMYTDFSLRLLIYLGAKETGELSTVQEISDAYKISKNHLTKVAHELGKMGLIETIRGRGGGIRLNVEPDQINVGELVRKTEDDFHLVDCFVPGSTKCVIAPACRLKGALAQAMNAYLAVLDSYTIADLLVNKDELAALLFEPSL from the coding sequence ATGCGTTTGACCATGTATACAGATTTTTCATTGCGACTCTTGATTTATCTCGGGGCAAAGGAAACGGGAGAGTTGTCAACGGTCCAGGAAATTTCGGATGCGTATAAGATTTCAAAAAACCATTTGACAAAAGTCGCTCATGAATTGGGGAAAATGGGTCTCATCGAAACAATCCGAGGCCGCGGAGGCGGAATCCGTTTGAATGTCGAACCGGATCAGATCAATGTCGGTGAACTGGTGCGGAAGACGGAGGACGATTTCCATCTGGTCGATTGCTTCGTACCCGGGTCGACGAAATGCGTCATCGCTCCCGCATGCCGTTTGAAAGGCGCGTTGGCCCAGGCGATGAATGCGTACTTGGCGGTACTTGATAGTTATACGATAGCCGATTTACTCGTCAATAAAGATGAGTTAGCCGCCTTATTATTCGAGCCGTCTTTGTGA
- a CDS encoding manganese-dependent inorganic pyrophosphatase, which yields MGKVLVFGHKNPDTDSISSAISYAYLKQQLGMDAEAVRLGSVTSETAYALEYFGFEEPRLIEKAKPYADQVILVDHNEKQQSVDDLDLVQILEVVDHHRIANFQTNDPLYYRAEPVGCTATILNKLYKENGVEIPKNIAGLMLSALISDSLLFKSPTFTEEDRAAVEELAAIAEVDAEEYGLAMLKAGADLTDKSLEDLVTLDAKEFTLGDIKLEIAQVNAIDINDVMDRQAELEQLLEGIIAEKGLNLFLFVVTDILNNDSAVLALGDAAVRAAAAFNVELVNNKATLQGVVSRKKQIVPVLTEALK from the coding sequence ATGGGAAAAGTATTGGTCTTCGGACATAAGAACCCGGACACGGATTCGATTAGTTCAGCAATCAGCTATGCTTATCTGAAACAACAATTAGGGATGGATGCGGAAGCGGTGCGCCTTGGCTCCGTTACAAGCGAAACGGCTTATGCACTCGAATATTTTGGTTTTGAAGAGCCTCGTTTAATCGAAAAGGCGAAACCTTATGCGGATCAAGTCATCCTCGTTGACCACAATGAAAAGCAGCAAAGTGTCGATGATTTGGACTTGGTGCAAATATTGGAAGTGGTTGACCATCATCGGATTGCGAATTTCCAGACGAACGATCCGCTTTATTACCGTGCAGAGCCGGTCGGATGCACAGCCACTATCTTGAACAAGCTGTACAAAGAGAACGGCGTGGAAATTCCGAAGAATATTGCAGGTCTGATGCTGTCTGCACTAATTTCGGACTCCCTCCTGTTCAAATCGCCGACCTTTACGGAAGAAGACCGGGCGGCTGTCGAAGAATTGGCGGCCATTGCGGAAGTGGATGCGGAAGAATATGGACTGGCCATGTTGAAAGCCGGTGCTGATCTCACCGATAAATCATTGGAGGATCTCGTTACACTGGATGCGAAAGAATTCACGCTCGGCGATATTAAATTGGAGATTGCCCAAGTGAATGCGATCGACATTAATGATGTGATGGACCGCCAAGCGGAGTTGGAGCAATTACTTGAAGGTATCATTGCCGAAAAGGGATTGAATCTATTCTTATTCGTCGTGACGGATATCCTGAATAACGATTCCGCTGTCTTGGCGTTAGGGGATGCTGCCGTACGTGCGGCTGCGGCATTCAATGTCGAACTCGTCAACAACAAGGCGACTTTGCAAGGCGTTGTTTCCCGTAAAAAACAAATCGTTCCTGTTTTGACAGAGGCGCTTAAATAA
- a CDS encoding universal stress protein translates to MGKVKGRMDESILVCVYYGPNGERLIRRGHKMASIMDCPLYILTVDPLPLDDFDAEKSEYLESWKQLAEELEVEEFIVRDDEKRPTAKVIKEVAHQYNITQIIIGQTAQSRWEEITKGSFMNVLLREITFVDFHVVSVARSIRDESEGLFEKGVRAYLVEDGPSFRINFTLSKDVRFEGIFFKEIGTDFNNGIFKFMHNNKMCQVPIIDDQVADPSLISCKIE, encoded by the coding sequence ATGGGCAAAGTGAAAGGCCGTATGGACGAGAGTATTCTCGTCTGTGTCTACTACGGTCCAAATGGTGAACGTCTCATCCGGCGCGGACATAAAATGGCAAGTATTATGGACTGCCCACTGTATATATTGACTGTCGATCCACTTCCCCTCGATGATTTCGATGCCGAAAAATCCGAGTATCTGGAAAGCTGGAAACAATTGGCCGAAGAACTGGAAGTAGAAGAATTCATTGTACGGGACGATGAAAAACGTCCCACCGCAAAAGTGATTAAGGAAGTCGCACATCAATATAACATCACTCAAATTATTATCGGGCAAACTGCGCAGAGCAGATGGGAAGAAATCACCAAAGGTTCCTTCATGAATGTATTGTTACGCGAAATTACTTTTGTCGACTTTCATGTCGTTTCGGTTGCACGTTCCATCCGGGATGAAAGTGAAGGGTTATTCGAAAAAGGGGTACGGGCTTATTTGGTCGAGGATGGACCCAGCTTTCGCATCAACTTCACTCTTTCCAAGGATGTCCGCTTCGAGGGCATATTCTTCAAAGAGATCGGAACGGATTTCAACAACGGAATATTTAAATTCATGCACAATAACAAGATGTGCCAAGTGCCAATCATAGACGATCAAGTAGCCGACCCCTCTTTGATTAGTTGCAAGATCGAATGA
- a CDS encoding DNA-3-methyladenine glycosylase, producing MYKPVSDSFFKEPVLELAYRLVGQYIVHESEEGLIVARIVETEAYHGPEDRAAHSFGNRRTKRTEIMFGEPGLVYTYQMHTHTLMNVVAGPVGTPHAVLLRAAEPVVGQELMEDRRGGHLKMTDWTNGPGKLSKALGVTMRYYGHHWGEEPLFIAEGPGSSEIEAGPRVGIGNSGEAVHYPWRFYEKDNPFVSKYRP from the coding sequence TTGTACAAACCGGTTTCGGATTCATTTTTCAAAGAGCCTGTGTTGGAGTTGGCGTATCGTTTGGTAGGACAATATATTGTGCATGAATCGGAGGAAGGATTGATTGTCGCCCGCATTGTAGAGACGGAGGCGTACCATGGTCCGGAAGATCGGGCGGCACATAGTTTCGGCAATCGCCGGACGAAGCGTACGGAGATCATGTTCGGGGAGCCTGGTTTGGTCTATACGTATCAAATGCATACGCATACGCTGATGAATGTGGTGGCAGGACCGGTTGGCACACCCCATGCCGTCCTCCTGCGTGCCGCGGAACCCGTAGTAGGTCAGGAACTGATGGAGGATAGACGGGGCGGTCACCTGAAAATGACCGATTGGACAAATGGTCCGGGGAAATTGTCGAAGGCGCTTGGCGTGACGATGCGGTATTATGGCCATCATTGGGGTGAGGAACCGCTGTTCATTGCCGAAGGGCCGGGCTCTTCGGAAATTGAGGCGGGACCTCGAGTCGGGATTGGAAATTCGGGTGAGGCGGTCCATTATCCCTGGCGCTTCTATGAAAAAGATAATCCTTTCGTTTCGAAGTATCGGCCGTAG
- a CDS encoding type 1 glutamine amidotransferase domain-containing protein produces MAKIATLITDLFEDSEFTEPAKAFRDAGHAVETIEKEAGKEVKGKQGDATVKIDHGIDEAKPDDYDALFIPGGFSPDQLRADDRFVQFAKQFMDEKKPVFAICHGPQLLITAKALEGRGATGYKSIQVDMEYAGAKYMDKEVVVCSNQLVTSRTPEDIPAFNRESLKLLEGK; encoded by the coding sequence ATGGCTAAAATTGCAACGCTCATTACAGATCTGTTCGAAGACTCGGAATTTACGGAGCCTGCGAAAGCATTCCGGGATGCCGGGCATGCAGTGGAAACGATTGAAAAAGAGGCGGGCAAGGAAGTGAAAGGCAAGCAGGGTGATGCGACCGTGAAAATCGATCATGGCATTGATGAAGCGAAGCCGGATGATTACGATGCACTATTCATTCCGGGCGGCTTTTCACCGGACCAGTTGCGGGCGGATGACCGTTTTGTTCAGTTCGCCAAGCAGTTCATGGATGAGAAGAAGCCTGTCTTCGCCATTTGTCATGGACCCCAGCTGCTTATCACGGCTAAGGCGTTGGAAGGCAGGGGAGCCACAGGATATAAGTCGATCCAGGTAGATATGGAATACGCAGGAGCGAAGTATATGGACAAAGAAGTGGTCGTTTGTTCCAATCAATTGGTGACGAGCCGGACGCCCGAAGACATCCCGGCGTTTAACCGGGAATCATTGAAACTATTGGAAGGAAAATGA
- the hmpA gene encoding NO-inducible flavohemoprotein produces the protein MLSQETIDIIKSTVPVLEQHGKTITTVFYKNMFNEHPELLNIFNHANQSQGRQQTALANTVYAAAANIDNLGAIIPAVVQIAHKHKSLGITADQYPIVGYHLLGAIKEVLGDAATPEIIAAWGEAYGVIADAFIGIEKEMYDAAEQADGGWRTFKEFTIADKVEESDVITSFYLKPADGKKLPSYKPGQYITVKVKIPGEEYTLNRQYSLSQAENEEYFRISVKREDECQPNGKVSVYLHRQANVGDTLEVSAPAGDFYLDTKSATPVTLISGGVGVTPMMAMFETIAKTTPERPVAFLHSARTRKHQAFDTDVKRLTASMKDAKYAVLYSEEGDGFINRAFLEANVLEGGDVYVCGPTAFMQAVITELYAMGIPEEKVHFEFFGPAVQLELAHA, from the coding sequence ATGTTATCTCAAGAAACAATCGACATTATCAAATCGACTGTGCCTGTATTGGAGCAGCACGGAAAAACGATCACAACTGTATTCTACAAAAACATGTTTAATGAACATCCAGAACTTCTGAACATCTTCAACCATGCAAATCAATCTCAAGGCCGTCAACAAACAGCTTTGGCCAACACGGTCTATGCGGCAGCGGCTAATATTGACAATTTGGGTGCCATCATTCCGGCTGTTGTACAAATTGCACATAAACACAAATCCCTTGGCATTACGGCTGACCAATATCCGATTGTCGGCTACCATCTCCTCGGCGCCATTAAAGAAGTGCTCGGGGATGCAGCAACTCCGGAAATCATCGCTGCTTGGGGCGAAGCGTACGGCGTGATCGCCGACGCATTCATCGGCATCGAAAAAGAAATGTACGACGCAGCGGAACAAGCGGATGGCGGTTGGAGAACATTCAAAGAGTTCACGATTGCGGATAAAGTGGAAGAAAGTGACGTCATCACTTCGTTCTACCTCAAACCGGCCGATGGCAAAAAATTACCTTCTTACAAACCAGGCCAATACATTACGGTGAAAGTAAAGATTCCTGGTGAGGAATACACATTGAATCGCCAATACAGCTTGTCTCAAGCGGAAAATGAAGAGTATTTCCGCATCTCGGTCAAACGGGAAGACGAATGCCAACCAAACGGAAAAGTATCCGTATATTTGCACCGACAAGCAAACGTCGGCGACACATTGGAAGTAAGTGCGCCTGCTGGGGATTTCTATCTCGATACGAAAAGCGCAACTCCAGTCACATTGATCAGTGGCGGCGTCGGTGTCACACCGATGATGGCCATGTTCGAAACGATTGCGAAAACAACACCGGAACGTCCGGTTGCCTTCCTGCATTCCGCCCGTACACGGAAACACCAAGCTTTTGACACGGATGTCAAACGATTGACCGCTTCTATGAAGGATGCGAAATACGCTGTTCTTTATTCAGAAGAAGGGGATGGATTCATCAACCGGGCATTCTTGGAAGCGAACGTATTGGAAGGCGGAGACGTCTATGTCTGCGGTCCGACTGCCTTCATGCAAGCCGTCATTACGGAATTGTACGCGATGGGCATCCCGGAAGAAAAAGTCCACTTCGAATTCTTCGGCCCAGCCGTCCAACTCGAATTGGCTCACGCATAA
- the murB gene encoding UDP-N-acetylmuramate dehydrogenase: protein MAKHQWVTDLRKEIIQGDILIDEPLCNYTMTKLGGCADVLAIPGTMDEAEAIVRYAHRQEIPLLLLGNGSNMVVRDGGVRGIVLHLSRLNAIRIDGSEVHAEAGALIIDVSRQAARESLTGLEFACGIPGSVGGAMVMNAGAYGGEVKDVIKQVTVLTKSGERLILSKDELELGYRQSIIAKKGYYVLSADFELAVGNKEEIDAKVADLTFQRESKQPLEYPSAGSVFKRPPGYFAGKLIQDSGLQGKGHGGAEVSLKHAGFIINKNNATATDYIRTINMVKEEVKKRFGIELELEVKIVGEE from the coding sequence ATGGCAAAGCATCAGTGGGTAACTGATCTGCGGAAAGAAATCATACAAGGCGACATTTTGATAGATGAACCATTATGCAATTATACGATGACGAAGCTCGGCGGTTGTGCTGATGTATTGGCGATACCCGGGACGATGGACGAAGCGGAAGCGATTGTCAGATACGCTCACCGGCAGGAGATTCCCCTTCTTTTGCTTGGTAACGGGTCGAATATGGTCGTTCGGGATGGGGGGGTACGAGGAATCGTCCTTCATCTTTCCAGATTGAATGCCATCCGCATCGATGGGTCGGAGGTCCATGCGGAAGCGGGGGCACTGATCATTGATGTGTCCAGGCAAGCGGCCCGAGAATCGTTGACGGGATTAGAGTTCGCCTGTGGCATCCCAGGCTCGGTTGGAGGCGCCATGGTGATGAATGCCGGTGCCTATGGCGGCGAGGTCAAGGACGTCATCAAGCAAGTGACCGTCCTGACAAAATCCGGAGAACGGTTAATTCTATCGAAAGATGAACTTGAACTCGGCTACCGACAAAGCATCATTGCGAAAAAAGGGTATTATGTGTTGTCTGCCGATTTTGAACTCGCAGTTGGAAATAAAGAAGAGATTGACGCGAAAGTGGCGGATCTGACATTTCAGCGGGAGTCCAAACAGCCGCTCGAATATCCGTCCGCTGGAAGTGTGTTCAAACGGCCGCCTGGATACTTTGCCGGAAAACTAATCCAAGATAGCGGGTTGCAAGGCAAGGGGCATGGGGGCGCAGAAGTCTCTTTGAAGCATGCCGGATTTATCATCAATAAAAACAATGCGACCGCTACGGATTATATCCGGACGATTAACATGGTGAAAGAAGAAGTGAAGAAACGATTCGGCATCGAATTGGAGTTGGAAGTAAAAATCGTGGGTGAAGAGTAG
- a CDS encoding Na(+)/H(+) antiporter subunit C, translating to METLITILVGVLVTVAVYLLLSKNLIRVILGTALLSHAVHLLLITMGGLKKGSVPLLGENADSYTDALPQALILTAIVISFAVTAFLLVLAYRTYKETGFDELDALRGFKDE from the coding sequence ATGGAAACGTTAATAACGATACTGGTTGGAGTGCTCGTCACAGTTGCGGTCTATTTGCTGCTATCCAAAAATTTAATTCGGGTGATCCTAGGCACTGCTCTTTTATCCCATGCTGTTCATTTATTATTAATAACGATGGGCGGACTGAAGAAAGGGAGTGTCCCCCTGTTGGGTGAAAATGCCGATAGTTATACAGACGCTCTTCCGCAGGCGCTGATTTTGACGGCAATCGTGATCAGTTTCGCCGTAACGGCCTTTTTACTTGTACTCGCGTATCGTACATATAAAGAAACTGGTTTTGACGAACTCGATGCATTGAGAGGGTTCAAAGATGAATAA
- a CDS encoding FAD-dependent oxidoreductase, with translation MTSLWLQTAYSRDSYPPLSNDIECDVCIIGGGLSGIATAYFLAMAGKDVVLLEKDSILQGATGHSTGKLTVQHDLVYADLLKKFGKDNARTYYNTNKEAVDFGRAIARGDELVESNSILFAQTKQGTSRLRREMEAYQELGFPVDFGKDFELPLPCEATLKIRGETQIHPVRFGQRLAQLAVEAGARIYEKSDVFGMDLDNRYLVLTSRAEVRFHELVLCTHYPVEAIRGLQIMKLSVDRSYIVATEAAMPLQGQYISIDSPKRSVRTAYIDGKSYFLLSGESHTAGTEKETETHYDRLYEEIQDVYQLPKPTHAWSAQDPQTPDIIPYAGAISSSIPYVYLCTGFRKWGLSNSLASARIISDRILGQSNKAAALYSPDRTGFGSFFMQALKVNSLVVKEFAGGHLTRIGNPICTHMGCRTRWNEGDETWDCPCHGSRFRKDGSVLEGPAMKPLDL, from the coding sequence ATGACTTCATTATGGCTGCAAACGGCTTATTCCCGAGATTCCTACCCGCCGCTCAGCAACGATATTGAATGTGATGTCTGTATTATCGGAGGTGGATTGAGCGGAATTGCCACAGCGTATTTTCTGGCAATGGCCGGGAAAGATGTCGTATTACTCGAAAAGGACTCCATTCTACAAGGGGCGACGGGCCATTCGACCGGAAAATTGACTGTCCAGCATGATCTCGTCTATGCCGATCTGCTGAAAAAGTTCGGAAAGGATAACGCCAGAACCTACTATAATACAAATAAAGAGGCGGTGGACTTTGGAAGAGCCATTGCCCGGGGGGATGAGTTGGTAGAATCCAATTCCATCCTCTTTGCCCAGACGAAACAAGGGACGTCCCGATTGCGGCGGGAAATGGAGGCCTACCAAGAACTTGGGTTCCCGGTAGATTTCGGGAAAGACTTCGAGTTGCCGCTTCCTTGCGAAGCCACACTGAAAATTCGAGGGGAGACGCAGATCCACCCGGTCCGGTTCGGACAACGGCTCGCCCAACTTGCTGTCGAAGCGGGCGCCCGAATTTACGAGAAGTCCGATGTGTTCGGCATGGATTTGGATAATCGCTACTTGGTTCTCACGTCACGGGCAGAGGTCCGTTTTCATGAGTTGGTCCTTTGTACACATTACCCTGTAGAAGCGATCCGGGGATTGCAAATCATGAAGCTGTCTGTCGACCGTTCATACATCGTCGCAACCGAAGCAGCCATGCCGTTGCAAGGGCAATACATTTCCATCGATTCGCCAAAACGGTCGGTCCGGACTGCCTACATTGACGGAAAATCCTACTTCCTCCTATCCGGGGAAAGCCACACAGCCGGAACGGAGAAAGAAACCGAAACGCATTATGATCGGCTGTACGAAGAAATCCAGGACGTCTACCAACTGCCCAAGCCGACTCATGCCTGGTCGGCCCAAGATCCGCAAACACCCGATATCATCCCGTACGCAGGAGCCATTTCTTCCAGCATACCCTATGTATACTTATGTACCGGATTTCGAAAATGGGGGCTTTCCAACTCCCTTGCGAGTGCCCGCATCATCAGCGACCGGATCCTGGGCCAATCCAATAAGGCGGCGGCCCTGTATTCCCCGGATCGGACCGGCTTCGGCTCTTTCTTCATGCAGGCTTTAAAAGTGAACAGTTTAGTCGTGAAAGAATTTGCAGGCGGGCATCTGACCCGGATCGGCAACCCGATCTGTACACATATGGGCTGCCGAACCCGCTGGAACGAAGGCGACGAGACCTGGGATTGCCCATGTCACGGCTCCCGATTCCGGAAAGACGGCTCCGTACTGGAAGGACCTGCGATGAAACCATTGGATTTGTGA
- a CDS encoding Na(+)/H(+) antiporter subunit B — protein sequence MKINDVILRTVTKIVVFIILTFGVELFLSGHNNPGGGFIGGLVLSSAFVLLYLVHDIETVHKGIPFDFKKIAAFGVFLAVGTGVGSLLFGAPFLTQTFDHFHLPVFGETELATVILFEAGVALTVVGVVVTIILSISEDV from the coding sequence TTGAAGATCAATGATGTCATTTTACGGACTGTCACAAAGATTGTCGTATTCATTATTTTGACATTCGGGGTGGAGCTCTTCTTATCCGGACATAATAATCCGGGTGGGGGCTTCATTGGCGGACTTGTCCTATCTTCCGCGTTCGTCCTGCTTTATCTGGTGCATGATATAGAAACAGTCCATAAAGGGATTCCGTTCGATTTCAAAAAGATTGCCGCATTTGGCGTCTTCCTGGCAGTCGGAACAGGTGTCGGGTCGCTCTTGTTCGGCGCGCCTTTCCTGACGCAGACGTTTGATCATTTCCATTTACCGGTTTTCGGGGAAACGGAACTGGCGACTGTTATTTTGTTTGAAGCAGGGGTAGCGTTAACGGTCGTGGGCGTGGTCGTAACCATTATTTTAAGTATAAGTGAGGATGTGTAG